Proteins from a genomic interval of Rubinisphaera italica:
- a CDS encoding DUF5615 family PIN-like protein encodes MKWLVDAQLPKRLSERLNELGQDSIHTLELPEANRTTDDQISQIADGQNRAVVSKDSDFLDSHLVTGSPKQFLWVKTGNLSNNALLTLFENKLIELESAFQQVDCVELTQADLILHQ; translated from the coding sequence ATGAAATGGTTGGTCGATGCGCAGTTGCCTAAACGACTCTCCGAACGTCTTAATGAGCTTGGGCAAGACTCGATCCATACACTTGAGCTACCTGAAGCAAATCGCACGACTGATGATCAAATTAGTCAGATTGCAGATGGTCAAAACAGAGCAGTAGTCTCGAAAGACAGTGACTTTCTGGATTCCCACTTGGTAACAGGTTCACCAAAGCAATTTTTGTGGGTGAAAACAGGAAATCTCTCGAACAATGCATTACTCACATTGTTCGAGAACAAATTGATCGAACTGGAATCTGCCTTTCAGCAAGTCGATTGTGTCGAGTTGACTCAAGCCGATTTAATCCTGCATCAATAA
- a CDS encoding DUF433 domain-containing protein — protein sequence MISRITIDPEICHGKPCLRGLRYPVTMVLELLASGMSVPEILADYPDLEADDITACLQYAARLSDVKSTTQVSI from the coding sequence ATGATCTCAAGAATTACGATTGATCCTGAAATCTGTCATGGCAAGCCCTGTCTGCGGGGATTGCGGTATCCAGTTACGATGGTTCTTGAGTTGCTGGCCTCGGGAATGTCGGTTCCTGAGATCCTGGCTGATTATCCAGATCTGGAAGCGGACGATATTACTGCATGCCTGCAGTATGCGGCTCGCTTAAGTGATGTGAAATCGACAACACAGGTTTCCATATGA